One genomic region from Gossypium hirsutum isolate 1008001.06 chromosome D13, Gossypium_hirsutum_v2.1, whole genome shotgun sequence encodes:
- the LOC107918771 gene encoding scarecrow-like protein 32 produces the protein MKTEVRGNGGSVSLQNPSLFNTPLDPITGALKGCLGSLDGACIEKLLLHCASALENNDVTLAQQVMWVLNNVASTVGDTNQRLTAWFLRALISRASRVCPTSMNFNGGSMFQRRLMTVTELVGYVDLIPWHRFGFCASNGAIFKAVEGYGKVHILDFSITHCMQWPTLIDALAKRPEGPPSLRITVPSCRPQVPPLLNVSKEEVGHRLANFAKFRDVPFEFHVKDDDPCLSNETFATQFESLLTQLTRSQLDLRDDEALVINCQNWLRYLSDETKGNTTTVRDAFLDVIKGLNPRIIVVVDEDCDLSASSLSSRITTCFNYLWIPFDALETFLPKDSRQRLEYESDIGHKIENIVGFEGFRRTERLESGVKLSQRINDAGFVSLPFCEDTINEVKSLLDEHASGWGMKREEDMLVLTWKGHNSVFATAWTELED, from the coding sequence atgAAAACTGAGGTAAGAGGAAACGGTGGATCAGTTTCCCTTCAAAACCCTAGTCTTTTCAACACCCCACTGGATCCCATAACCGGAGCACTCAAAGGGTGCCTTGGTAGCCTCGATGGAGCATGCATAGAGAAGCTTCTACTTCACTGCGCCAGTGCCCTCGAGAACAACGACGTGACTTTGGCTCAGCAAGTCATGTGGGTGCTCAACAACGTCGCTTCCACCGTCGGCGACACCAACCAGAGGCTCACCGCTTGGTTCTTAAGAGCCCTCATCTCTAGAGCGTCTAGGGTTTGTCCCACGAGCATGAATTTCAACGGCGGGAGCATGTTCCAGAGGAGGCTAATGACTGTTACCGAGCTAGTCGGGTACGTTGATTTAATCCCTTGGCACCGTTTTGGGTTTTGTGCATCCAACGGTGCCATTTTTAAGGCGGTCGAAGGGTACGGCAAAGTTCACATATTGGATTTCAGCATCACTCATTGTATGCAGTGGCCGACCCTAATCGACGCCTTGGCTAAGAGGCCTGAAGGCCCACCGTCGCTCCGTATCACGGTGCCCTCTTGCAGGCCACAAGTTCCCCCTTTGCTCAACGTGTCGAAAGAGGAAGTGGGTCACCGTTTGGCCAATTTCGCTAAGTTTAGGGACGTGCCTTTTGAATTCCATGTCAAAGATGATGACCCTTGTTTGTCCAATGAAACGTTTGCTACTCAGTTTGAATCACTGTTGACTCAGTTGACTCGTTCCCAGCTAGACCTTAGGGATGATGAGGCTTTGGTGATAAACTGTCAAAATTGGCTACGGTATTTATCTGACGAAACAAAAGGGAATACCACCACCGTGCGAGATGCTTTCCTCGACGTGATTAAAGGCCTTAATCCTCGTATTATAGTTGTGGTCGACGAGGATTGTGATTTAAGCGCATCGAGCCTTAGTTCGAGGATCACAACATGCTTCAATTACCTTTGGATACCCTTTGATGCATTGGAGACTTTCTTGCCCAAAGATAGTCGCCAAAGGCTAGAATACGAATCCGATATCGGTCACAAGATTGAGAACATCGTGGGTTTCGAAGGGTTTCGAAGGACGGAGAGGCTAGAATCCGGTGTGAAATTATCGCAGAGGATTAACGATGCCGGATTCGTTAGCCTCCCGTTCTGCGAAGACACCATTAACGAAGTTAAGTCCCTGCTTGATGAACATGCTAGTGGATGGGGTATGAAAAGAGAGGAAGATATGTTGGTCCTCACATGGAAAGGTCACAACTCGGTTTTCGCCACAGCATGGACCGAGTTGGAGGATTGA